A region from the Mycoplasmopsis bovigenitalium genome encodes:
- the trmB gene encoding tRNA (guanosine(46)-N7)-methyltransferase TrmB, giving the protein MRPRFDKTAEQKIKNSDYFINETNYPIKLNNKSIVELGMGKGEMIVELALKNPNIMFYGFEKYPTVAAKALAKAEEYNLKNFKIILDDASNLENIFIGTLNTLWLTFSDPWPKARHFKRRLTYKTFLDKYAKIMNENSILKLKTDNDNFFEFSLEQFNENNWNIIEFGQDLHNSKFASDNVMTGYEKKWSSLGKNINYLHAKLPSKQ; this is encoded by the coding sequence ATGAGACCAAGATTCGATAAAACCGCAGAGCAAAAAATAAAAAATTCAGATTATTTTATTAATGAAACTAACTATCCAATTAAACTTAACAACAAATCAATAGTAGAACTAGGAATGGGAAAGGGCGAAATGATAGTTGAATTAGCCCTTAAAAATCCAAATATTATGTTTTATGGATTTGAAAAATATCCAACAGTAGCTGCAAAAGCGCTTGCAAAAGCAGAAGAATATAATTTAAAAAATTTTAAAATAATATTAGATGACGCAAGCAACCTAGAAAATATTTTTATAGGTACTTTAAATACACTTTGACTGACATTTAGTGACCCGTGACCTAAAGCAAGACATTTTAAACGTAGACTTACATATAAAACATTCTTAGATAAGTACGCAAAAATTATGAATGAAAATTCAATATTAAAATTAAAAACCGATAATGATAATTTCTTTGAGTTTTCATTGGAACAATTTAACGAAAACAATTGAAATATTATTGAATTTGGTCAAGATTTGCATAATTCAAAATTTGCATCTGATAATGTCATGACTGGTTATGAAAAGAAGTGAAGTTCATTAGGTAAAAACATAAATTATTTACACGCAAAATTACCAAGCAAGCAATAA
- a CDS encoding putative immunoglobulin-blocking virulence protein yields the protein MFKKNKIIALSLSATVLSATATGVIVYLANSDSRNSTDYRTTARARNNLVAKDNLDLTNTSPSNADSNLKEKPKKIEPPKVEPPKETKPKPIVKVEPPKETKPEPKPVPKPEPKPEPKPQPKPILKEEETKQTIKVNGVEVYGNVKPLKPRDIPSYDSEKGLSSDYINHTVPEVLSIEVTEELIKKSIKDTIGTGTKEGLNSTWVVNMVSDALTIQDPDELNKFINQNADFWKEKFYKWQRLFDSPKIRNFLKEDKKTEYDEMISQGKFKGKEHRYLWIYSNLDWSKLNKLSSSAQEQLKKGYVLDPSNSYINENGELDSHAYSPPEGHNVVIARRVNDNKNRRTFSYDSPYGRSPDDIRDGVYPGWKSEDVTLSDQRFSGIVEANDGFKLVKMQREKPSNEPGQINEGLVVEIDASNYSGYNKTIKLLEKIKSENINVTAFRIKNMGEKDSAQRFKPILEALPNDIQLLELYFSDKGTNTGSLIALENKNIKELSLYTLGNSLKESWSINPWAVYKTKWVNTNDYNVSFGYQKGAPIATRITFNALAFEESDIKKGTANEFERINDGLRMAYYSRNNWPFFQGGFGPGLNPDHNEGNNSYPTDLDFSRAPSIKTLRGLVFRDAYKSSNAPRKVWTVKFYNNKSTYDIGDKDLTNAGFENFAPPAPGKNPKIVFSNNTSTSGFKITSNDLSSSAITNLHTFIRLVRNGNSGFAGTVTVVNNPTLANKLRSAGFTVIESSDTNDEEFN from the coding sequence ATGTTCAAAAAAAATAAAATAATCGCACTATCATTATCTGCAACTGTATTAAGTGCAACTGCAACTGGTGTAATTGTTTATTTAGCTAATAGCGATTCAAGAAATAGTACTGATTATCGAACAACGGCTAGAGCTAGAAATAATTTGGTAGCTAAAGATAATTTAGATTTGACTAATACTTCGCCTTCAAATGCGGATTCAAACTTAAAAGAAAAACCTAAAAAAATCGAACCACCAAAGGTTGAGCCACCAAAAGAAACTAAACCAAAACCAATAGTTAAAGTTGAACCTCCAAAAGAAACTAAACCAGAACCCAAACCGGTTCCAAAACCAGAACCCAAGCCAGAACCAAAACCTCAACCAAAACCCATACTAAAAGAAGAAGAGACTAAACAAACAATAAAAGTTAATGGTGTTGAAGTATATGGTAATGTTAAACCATTAAAACCAAGAGACATTCCATCTTATGACAGTGAAAAAGGATTGTCAAGTGATTATATAAACCACACCGTTCCTGAAGTTTTAAGTATTGAAGTCACAGAAGAATTAATTAAAAAATCAATTAAAGATACAATTGGAACAGGTACAAAAGAGGGATTAAATTCAACTTGAGTTGTAAATATGGTTAGTGATGCATTAACTATACAAGATCCAGATGAACTTAATAAATTCATTAACCAAAATGCGGATTTCTGAAAAGAAAAATTCTATAAATGACAAAGATTGTTTGATTCTCCAAAAATTCGCAATTTCCTAAAAGAAGATAAAAAAACTGAATATGACGAGATGATTTCGCAAGGTAAATTCAAAGGTAAAGAACACAGATATTTATGAATTTATTCAAATCTTGATTGATCTAAATTAAACAAACTTTCTTCAAGTGCTCAAGAACAATTGAAAAAAGGTTATGTTCTTGATCCATCAAACTCATATATCAATGAAAATGGTGAATTAGATTCTCATGCTTATTCACCACCAGAAGGCCACAACGTAGTTATTGCGCGTAGAGTAAATGACAATAAAAATCGCCGTACATTTAGCTATGATAGTCCTTATGGTAGATCGCCAGATGATATAAGAGATGGTGTATATCCTGGATGAAAATCTGAAGATGTTACTTTAAGTGACCAACGCTTTAGCGGAATAGTTGAAGCAAATGATGGCTTTAAACTCGTTAAAATGCAACGAGAAAAGCCAAGTAATGAACCTGGCCAAATAAATGAAGGTCTAGTAGTTGAAATTGATGCTTCAAATTATTCTGGATACAATAAAACAATAAAATTACTTGAAAAAATTAAGTCTGAAAACATCAATGTTACAGCATTCAGAATCAAAAATATGGGTGAAAAAGATTCTGCACAAAGATTCAAACCTATTCTTGAAGCGCTTCCAAATGATATTCAACTACTTGAATTATATTTTAGTGATAAAGGTACAAACACTGGTTCATTAATAGCTCTCGAAAATAAAAACATTAAAGAATTATCACTATACACACTAGGTAACTCACTTAAAGAATCATGATCAATCAACCCTTGAGCAGTATATAAAACTAAATGAGTTAACACAAATGACTATAACGTAAGCTTTGGATATCAAAAAGGTGCGCCAATTGCAACTCGGATTACTTTTAATGCTTTAGCATTTGAAGAATCAGACATCAAAAAAGGCACAGCTAATGAATTTGAACGTATTAATGATGGTTTAAGAATGGCATACTATTCAAGAAATAACTGGCCATTTTTCCAAGGCGGATTTGGCCCTGGGCTAAATCCCGACCACAACGAAGGAAATAATAGTTACCCAACTGACCTTGACTTTAGTAGAGCGCCATCAATTAAAACATTACGTGGTTTAGTATTTCGCGATGCTTACAAATCATCTAACGCTCCAAGAAAAGTATGAACCGTAAAATTCTATAACAATAAATCTACATATGATATTGGTGATAAAGACCTAACCAATGCTGGTTTTGAGAATTTTGCGCCGCCAGCGCCAGGCAAAAATCCAAAAATTGTATTCTCAAACAACACTTCAACTTCTGGATTTAAAATCACAAGCAACGATCTTTCATCATCAGCTATCACTAATTTGCATACATTTATTAGATTAGTAAGAAATGGAAATTCAGGATTTGCAGGCACTGTAACTGTTGTTAATAACCCAACACTAGCTAATAAATTAAGATCTGCCGGCTTTACTGTTATTGAATCATCTGATACTAATGATGAGGAATTTAACTAG
- the rpmB gene encoding 50S ribosomal protein L28, with amino-acid sequence MARVDQLTGKRAQTGNRRSHAMNATKRKFNLNLQKVTINVNGKKTTLRVTAKTAKTLRRSAIA; translated from the coding sequence ATGGCAAGAGTAGATCAATTAACCGGTAAACGCGCGCAAACTGGTAACAGACGTTCACACGCTATGAACGCTACAAAAAGAAAATTTAACCTTAATTTACAAAAAGTAACTATTAATGTTAATGGTAAAAAAACCACTCTAAGAGTTACAGCAAAAACTGCAAAAACACTTAGAAGAAGCGCAATTGCTTAA
- the mip gene encoding Ig-specific serine endopeptidase MIP, whose translation MKKTKLTLFLTSSLSAFSTLLFAASCVNKANQPENDPKNGQSGTKTGKEQGSTNPSYDSNDKELNKFKEKSFDQAFDLKITDEYTKEAKNKSDVTADTITNKYRQIVQINVKNEFANSFEAKLENVEAENDRNATGKVKFIISIKNKKNNKSTYQTYEISGFKTTEMGILDNGQLPPRNEKKVSGSELDEYIKLSQQQRYEKDNKAYDERVKRAWENKPISTIRPDLNYTENAAKNFNEIAKQVNLPTYESAAYKGFTLPKLKENGEFDGLTLYKRGTTPNYSSDIDYLGGRDRYKSTGLARMLPNEMYKQIALETVSVDFSWKDEFTKEISEIDEAVKNITNWKQSQNKTEFDKYIESFVENQEKAIKELKIEQERSVARAHQHDKQATKEKYDREIEKHQKEIQELKSLTYDQAIDILNKQKKEYEDEKKKPHDERKMGRHSFGTMWIMDYEIPEGNKKYPTKWYFGTNSHVAKMVKESTLDAMSITFINNKDVGLMTKFRITGLDSNFTRIGWSGQEIKNAVSRIFDATDYLNSKPANFLSPEDKTKYKDVEEMIDFAVIEVDFEKLASLKTGSWSNMNVPPVPADAQELAKMVTNDYYSRPDDKKIKFLKESYLKNHKPADWSLKGKQPDHVDQLFAVGYPSSKDDYFLRRYYDDDQISQKHLWQSLWVNSDYRFYEPDAVQEGGKPSFSEERLKSGNFLSYQIGLRSFTDKPGVNDAFIVAPIRGQDLYETYDDQGKLKKYFNTGLQYMLRHYTPIGGSSGSSVRNQRNEVIGAHSTIYTFAGTDFVAALRSEGYDYKGAFGKYNLPQYDLIYGGGRDQKNSYLDSLMKKYNNGKTIKTWLFQNGATKANIPNEFKFNNGSNGS comes from the coding sequence ATGAAAAAAACAAAATTAACACTATTTTTAACTAGTTCACTAAGTGCTTTTTCAACACTACTTTTTGCTGCGTCTTGTGTTAATAAAGCAAATCAACCAGAAAATGATCCTAAAAATGGCCAAAGCGGCACAAAGACAGGTAAGGAACAAGGCAGCACAAATCCTAGTTATGACTCAAATGACAAGGAACTAAATAAATTCAAGGAAAAATCATTTGACCAAGCATTTGATCTTAAAATTACTGATGAATACACAAAAGAAGCTAAAAATAAATCAGATGTTACAGCAGATACAATTACAAACAAATATCGCCAAATAGTGCAAATTAATGTTAAAAATGAATTTGCAAATTCCTTTGAAGCTAAATTAGAAAATGTTGAGGCTGAAAATGACCGAAACGCTACTGGAAAAGTAAAATTTATTATTTCAATTAAAAACAAAAAAAATAATAAATCTACTTATCAAACATATGAAATTAGCGGATTCAAAACAACTGAAATGGGCATTCTAGATAACGGACAATTGCCTCCGAGAAATGAGAAAAAAGTATCAGGCTCTGAATTAGACGAATATATTAAATTATCTCAACAACAAAGATATGAAAAAGACAACAAAGCATATGACGAGAGAGTAAAAAGAGCTTGAGAAAATAAACCAATTAGCACAATTCGACCTGATTTAAATTACACTGAAAATGCCGCTAAAAATTTCAATGAAATTGCAAAACAAGTGAATTTACCAACATATGAATCAGCCGCTTATAAAGGTTTTACATTACCAAAACTAAAAGAAAATGGTGAATTTGATGGTTTAACATTGTATAAACGCGGCACTACACCTAACTATAGTTCAGATATCGACTACCTTGGGGGTAGAGATAGATATAAATCAACTGGTTTAGCACGTATGTTGCCAAATGAAATGTATAAGCAAATTGCTTTAGAAACAGTAAGTGTCGATTTTAGTTGAAAAGATGAATTTACAAAAGAAATATCTGAAATTGATGAAGCCGTTAAAAATATCACAAATTGAAAACAATCACAAAATAAAACTGAATTTGATAAATATATTGAATCTTTTGTTGAAAACCAAGAAAAAGCTATCAAAGAATTAAAAATTGAGCAAGAGCGAAGTGTAGCGCGTGCACACCAACATGACAAGCAAGCCACAAAAGAAAAATATGATAGAGAAATAGAAAAACACCAAAAAGAAATTCAAGAATTAAAATCTTTAACATATGACCAGGCTATTGATATTTTGAATAAACAAAAGAAAGAATATGAGGACGAAAAAAAGAAACCTCACGATGAACGCAAAATGGGAAGACATTCATTTGGGACAATGTGAATAATGGACTATGAAATCCCTGAAGGAAACAAAAAATATCCAACAAAATGATATTTTGGTACTAACTCACACGTTGCAAAAATGGTTAAGGAATCCACTCTTGATGCAATGAGTATTACGTTCATCAATAATAAAGATGTTGGGTTAATGACAAAATTTAGAATTACAGGACTTGACAGCAACTTCACTAGAATTGGATGAAGTGGCCAAGAAATAAAAAATGCAGTAAGTAGAATTTTTGATGCAACTGATTATCTAAATTCTAAGCCAGCAAATTTTTTAAGTCCAGAAGATAAAACAAAATATAAAGATGTTGAAGAAATGATTGACTTTGCTGTGATTGAAGTTGATTTTGAGAAATTAGCAAGTCTAAAAACTGGTTCATGATCAAATATGAATGTTCCACCAGTTCCAGCAGATGCACAAGAACTTGCAAAAATGGTAACTAATGATTATTATTCAAGACCTGATGACAAAAAAATCAAATTCTTAAAAGAATCTTATTTAAAAAATCATAAACCTGCTGATTGAAGTTTAAAAGGTAAACAACCCGACCATGTTGATCAACTATTTGCTGTTGGTTATCCTTCATCAAAAGATGACTATTTCCTAAGACGTTATTATGATGATGACCAAATTTCTCAAAAACATTTATGACAAAGTTTATGAGTCAACTCAGATTATAGATTCTATGAGCCAGATGCGGTTCAAGAAGGTGGAAAACCATCATTTTCTGAAGAAAGACTAAAAAGCGGCAATTTTCTATCATATCAAATAGGTTTACGTTCATTTACAGATAAACCCGGAGTAAATGATGCTTTCATAGTAGCACCAATTAGAGGGCAAGATCTTTATGAAACATATGATGATCAAGGAAAACTTAAAAAATATTTCAACACTGGACTACAATACATGTTAAGACACTATACTCCAATTGGAGGGTCGTCAGGTTCAAGTGTTAGAAACCAAAGAAATGAAGTTATAGGAGCACATAGTACAATATATACTTTTGCTGGTACTGACTTTGTCGCCGCTTTAAGATCAGAGGGTTATGATTACAAGGGTGCTTTTGGTAAATATAACTTACCTCAATACGACTTAATTTATGGTGGTGGAAGAGACCAAAAAAACTCATATCTTGATTCATTAATGAAAAAATACAATAATGGCAAAACAATCAAAACTTGATTATTCCAAAACGGTGCAACTAAAGCAAATATTCCTAATGAATTCAAATTCAATAATGGTTCAAATGGGAGTTAA
- a CDS encoding zinc-dependent alcohol dehydrogenase produces MKAFVVRSPRTWSVETVDIPEPKEKEVLIKMETSGICHTDLHAANYDWLVEPKYPLIPGHEGIGIVEKLGPGCTHLKVGDRVCLAWLHDACGHCEFCLSGKETLCPNQNMSAYTKDGSFAEYAIGHEDFVGIVPKTLDIVTGAPVVCAGVTTYKAVKQAKLKPGDFVAVIGVGGLGQLAIQYAKAMGYRPIGIDLTDEKCDLAIKSGAEFAFNSKKVDAVAEVIKATEGGVHGVVNTSVATAAAIQGMEMLRRGGRQVLVGLPAKDKLGKDEFPVSVFWTVLLERELAGSIVGTRKDLKEALDYAARGLVKSEVTRIVKLDEVAEIFEKLEKGDFIGRAVIDFRK; encoded by the coding sequence ATGAAAGCTTTTGTAGTACGTTCACCACGTACTTGAAGTGTTGAAACAGTTGATATTCCAGAACCAAAAGAAAAAGAGGTTCTAATTAAAATGGAAACAAGTGGCATTTGCCACACTGACCTACACGCTGCTAATTACGATTGATTAGTAGAACCAAAATATCCATTAATTCCAGGTCATGAAGGAATTGGTATTGTTGAAAAACTTGGACCAGGTTGTACACACTTAAAAGTTGGAGATAGAGTTTGTCTAGCTTGACTTCACGATGCCTGTGGGCACTGTGAATTCTGTTTAAGTGGTAAAGAAACATTGTGTCCAAACCAAAATATGTCTGCATATACAAAAGATGGTTCATTTGCAGAATATGCAATTGGCCACGAAGATTTTGTTGGCATCGTTCCTAAAACTCTTGATATAGTAACAGGTGCACCAGTAGTTTGTGCAGGTGTTACAACATATAAAGCTGTAAAACAAGCAAAATTAAAACCTGGAGACTTTGTTGCTGTAATTGGTGTTGGTGGTTTAGGACAACTAGCAATCCAATATGCAAAAGCAATGGGATATCGCCCAATTGGAATTGATTTAACTGACGAAAAATGTGATTTAGCTATTAAATCAGGTGCAGAATTTGCATTTAACAGTAAAAAAGTAGATGCCGTTGCTGAAGTTATTAAAGCAACTGAAGGCGGCGTACACGGTGTCGTTAATACTTCTGTTGCAACTGCTGCAGCCATCCAAGGGATGGAAATGTTACGTCGTGGCGGTCGCCAAGTGTTAGTTGGTTTACCTGCTAAAGACAAACTAGGTAAAGATGAATTCCCAGTTTCAGTTTTCTGAACAGTATTACTAGAACGTGAATTAGCCGGTTCAATCGTCGGAACACGTAAAGATCTTAAAGAAGCACTAGATTATGCTGCAAGAGGACTGGTAAAATCAGAAGTTACAAGAATTGTAAAACTTGACGAAGTTGCAGAAATTTTTGAAAAACTTGAAAAAGGTGATTTCATCGGTAGAGCAGTTATCGATTTTAGAAAGTAA
- the lgt gene encoding prolipoprotein diacylglyceryl transferase: MNTDNNYGIVAGIQANSGSILFSIGSFPIRTYSITLMMGFLAAIFTIAFFWHREKYKFEILYTLIFLIVPSTIVGARLWDLVEVALHDPSFDWRSWWKIWEGGLSIQGGVILGTIVGVIYVYHKRHEIDFRKAVDIIIPTILIGQVIGRWGNYANHELYGKVDWDGSSVLIFGKTFAQNMFISDSISAELNQPGLFRYPLFLYESLANLVGYLILVWIINLFGLLKPGMNGSLYFIWYGLVRLALEPLRQNAYEMYTIASLVFIAIGAIGLIYFGFFNPVHYTKIKLKYRYIYKYSHPQKYLDHINRTRFFDIKKPLYSELRG, from the coding sequence ATGAATACTGATAATAATTATGGCATTGTTGCAGGTATTCAAGCCAATAGTGGGTCAATTTTATTTTCAATTGGTTCATTTCCTATCAGAACTTATTCAATAACTTTAATGATGGGTTTTTTGGCAGCGATATTCACAATAGCTTTTTTCTGACACAGAGAAAAATATAAGTTTGAAATTCTATATACCTTGATTTTTTTAATTGTGCCTTCAACAATTGTTGGTGCTCGTTTATGAGATTTAGTTGAGGTTGCATTGCATGACCCAAGTTTTGATTGAAGGTCATGGTGAAAAATATGAGAGGGTGGTTTAAGTATCCAAGGTGGTGTTATTTTGGGTACAATTGTTGGTGTTATTTATGTATATCATAAGCGCCATGAAATCGACTTCCGCAAAGCGGTTGACATTATAATTCCAACAATTTTAATTGGTCAAGTAATTGGTCGTTGAGGAAACTATGCAAACCACGAATTGTATGGAAAAGTTGACTGAGATGGTTCTTCTGTATTAATTTTTGGTAAAACATTTGCTCAAAACATGTTTATAAGCGACTCAATTAGTGCAGAATTAAATCAACCTGGATTATTTAGATATCCATTATTCTTATATGAGTCACTAGCAAACTTAGTAGGTTATTTAATTTTAGTTTGAATAATTAATTTATTTGGTCTACTAAAACCTGGTATGAATGGTTCTCTATACTTTATTTGATATGGGCTTGTTCGTTTAGCACTAGAACCATTACGCCAAAATGCCTATGAAATGTATACAATTGCATCATTAGTCTTCATTGCAATTGGCGCAATTGGCTTGATATACTTTGGATTTTTCAACCCAGTTCATTACACAAAAATCAAATTGAAATATAGATACATATATAAATATTCTCATCCACAAAAATATTTAGATCACATTAACCGAACAAGATTTTTTGATATTAAAAAACCTTTATATAGCGAACTTAGGGGTTAA
- a CDS encoding glycosyltransferase codes for MNIRRYKPELISLKSRPLRVLIIADSFLPYIDGVARVIENYAEQFEQKNVDYRILAPRYKSADLSIDEKYKGKIIRLKTSRMKWGSYEVFKFPIINEEQQLIDDFDPDIIHAHSPFVAGKIAVSLKNRYNIPIVFTMHKNFKQSVILATNSDLFGTLSGFLMNQFTRQIDHIFYVSNSSMKLNNFSDSIMQSVVGDGTKFKYTENSSDLAKKAITKFNIDTTKHNLLFISKFIWEKNIKLLLDSFKTLLTVDKNYSLTMVGGDWNFDEIIEYAKELEIYNHINFTGWVNDEDLLKGLYLSHDLLISPSILDTFGLVVHEAASQGIASLVIKNSPSSEGIIDGENGYVTTQHEKQMADKIIEIFQNKHRLKVVGKNAMDLTKEWGEVIDISIEKYIDTIKLFYEKDRVRRLKKVAEQVRAKFKK; via the coding sequence ATGAACATTAGAAGATATAAACCCGAATTAATTTCTTTAAAATCAAGACCCTTAAGAGTGCTTATAATTGCTGATAGTTTTCTTCCCTATATTGATGGTGTTGCAAGAGTAATTGAAAATTATGCTGAACAATTCGAGCAAAAAAATGTTGATTATCGAATATTGGCTCCAAGATATAAATCAGCAGACTTATCAATCGATGAAAAATACAAAGGCAAAATAATTAGATTGAAAACCTCGAGAATGAAGTGGGGCTCATATGAAGTTTTTAAGTTTCCTATAATTAACGAAGAACAACAGTTAATTGATGATTTTGACCCGGATATTATTCATGCGCATTCTCCATTTGTTGCTGGTAAAATTGCTGTTTCATTGAAAAATAGATACAATATTCCCATTGTTTTTACAATGCATAAAAATTTTAAACAGAGTGTAATATTAGCAACTAACAGTGATCTTTTTGGGACTTTAAGCGGCTTTTTAATGAATCAATTCACTAGACAAATTGACCATATATTCTATGTTTCAAATTCATCAATGAAACTTAATAATTTTTCTGATAGCATTATGCAATCAGTTGTTGGCGATGGAACAAAATTTAAATACACTGAAAACTCGAGTGATTTAGCTAAAAAAGCTATCACTAAATTTAATATAGACACCACAAAACACAATTTACTTTTTATATCTAAGTTTATATGAGAAAAAAATATTAAACTGCTTTTAGATTCTTTTAAAACATTATTGACAGTAGATAAAAATTATTCTTTAACTATGGTGGGTGGTGATTGAAATTTTGACGAAATCATTGAATATGCCAAAGAATTAGAAATTTATAATCATATTAATTTCACTGGATGAGTCAATGATGAAGATTTATTAAAGGGTTTATATTTATCACATGATTTATTGATATCTCCATCCATTTTAGATACATTCGGTTTGGTTGTTCATGAGGCAGCATCACAAGGGATTGCTAGTTTAGTTATTAAAAATTCTCCATCTTCCGAGGGTATTATCGATGGCGAAAACGGCTATGTCACAACACAACATGAAAAACAAATGGCTGATAAGATAATAGAGATCTTCCAAAACAAACACAGATTAAAAGTTGTAGGTAAAAATGCAATGGACCTTACCAAAGAATGGGGTGAAGTTATTGATATTTCTATTGAAAAATACATTGATACAATCAAGTTATTTTATGAAAAAGATAGAGTAAGACGTCTTAAAAAAGTTGCTGAACAAGTTAGAGCAAAATTTAAAAAATAA
- a CDS encoding ribonuclease J has translation MKPTKLVAIGGVQEIGKSSLFVEYGDNIFIIDAGIKFADTASTGIKGIIPDYSYLAENHKKIKGLFITHGHEDHIGGVVYLVKQVPIKKIFAPRIAIQYLKLKFEEHKVPSGIQFIEIEKSAVHKFGKCSVDFWTAQHSIPDAFGVRVNTPNGSVMCTGDFRFDYNPIGESYTDFARLDQIGKEGLTVLLSDSTNAMRPLHSPSENDILKDIEKYMRQAERKIIITAFASNLIRVKAIIELASKLGKKVATFGRSMVNGVKIGRKLGYINVDSKVLVDKKQVANIPDNELVILTTGSQGEQLAALARMSHGKHPTVKIKKGDLIIFSSSPIPGNHMVIELLINRLAKLGADIKENGVDGYLHTSGHAYKHEHYKIFQLTKPKYFIPYHGEYRMCIAHSQSAIKSGVKPENIFIPEKGRVYHIINQKVFETNEKIDYGPIYIDGHSILNLNSSVIKERQNLGESGFANIAITVDRKNKNIIGRPSLISRGAFYVKTSLSLVNEAKRIAHGAALYYVKNTENFNVMELKQLIIDRLENFFYNKKRRRPIIIPTILYNDDKNEEILSNSKFNFVKKDKSDSKNTELLLKNIKAEMFGDNSDIEDIHEDEEDDEIE, from the coding sequence ATGAAGCCAACAAAATTAGTTGCTATTGGTGGTGTTCAAGAGATTGGAAAGTCATCACTTTTTGTTGAATATGGTGATAATATTTTTATTATCGATGCTGGAATTAAATTTGCTGATACTGCTTCGACCGGGATTAAAGGAATTATTCCAGATTATTCATATTTAGCTGAAAATCATAAAAAAATTAAAGGTTTATTTATTACTCACGGCCATGAAGATCATATTGGTGGAGTTGTATATTTAGTAAAACAAGTGCCAATTAAAAAGATATTTGCACCACGAATTGCAATTCAATATTTAAAGCTGAAATTTGAGGAACACAAAGTACCTTCAGGAATTCAATTTATTGAAATTGAAAAGTCTGCTGTTCATAAATTTGGCAAATGTTCAGTTGATTTTTGAACTGCACAACACTCAATTCCAGATGCATTTGGTGTGCGCGTGAATACTCCTAATGGTTCAGTAATGTGTACTGGTGACTTTAGATTTGATTATAATCCAATTGGCGAAAGCTACACAGATTTCGCCAGATTGGATCAAATTGGTAAAGAAGGTTTAACTGTTTTATTATCAGATTCAACCAATGCAATGCGGCCACTTCATTCACCATCTGAAAATGATATTTTAAAAGACATTGAAAAATACATGAGACAAGCTGAACGCAAAATAATAATAACTGCCTTTGCTTCGAACTTAATTAGAGTTAAAGCAATTATTGAATTGGCATCAAAATTAGGCAAAAAAGTCGCAACATTTGGTCGCTCAATGGTAAATGGTGTAAAAATCGGACGTAAATTAGGTTACATTAATGTTGATAGTAAAGTTTTAGTTGACAAAAAACAAGTAGCAAATATTCCTGACAATGAATTGGTGATTTTGACAACTGGTTCGCAGGGTGAGCAACTTGCAGCTCTTGCGAGAATGTCTCACGGAAAACACCCAACTGTTAAAATTAAAAAGGGAGACTTAATTATTTTCTCATCAAGTCCAATTCCAGGCAATCATATGGTAATTGAGCTACTAATTAATAGACTTGCAAAACTTGGCGCCGACATTAAAGAAAACGGTGTTGATGGCTATCTGCATACTTCAGGTCATGCTTATAAACATGAACACTACAAGATTTTTCAGTTAACTAAACCAAAATACTTTATTCCATATCATGGTGAATATAGAATGTGTATTGCGCATAGTCAAAGTGCTATTAAAAGTGGCGTTAAACCTGAAAATATATTTATCCCTGAAAAGGGTAGGGTTTATCACATAATCAATCAAAAAGTATTTGAAACTAATGAAAAAATTGATTATGGACCAATTTATATTGATGGTCACAGCATATTGAATTTAAACTCTTCTGTAATTAAAGAACGTCAAAATTTAGGAGAAAGTGGATTTGCTAATATTGCTATAACTGTTGATAGAAAAAACAAAAATATAATTGGTAGACCTTCTTTAATCTCTCGTGGCGCATTTTATGTTAAAACTTCATTAAGTTTAGTGAATGAAGCAAAACGAATTGCACATGGTGCTGCGCTTTATTATGTAAAAAATACTGAAAATTTCAATGTAATGGAGCTAAAACAACTAATTATTGATAGATTAGAAAACTTTTTCTATAACAAAAAACGTCGTAGACCAATCATAATTCCCACCATTTTGTACAATGATGATAAAAATGAAGAAATTCTTTCAAACTCTAAGTTTAATTTCGTTAAAAAAGATAAAAGTGATTCAAAAAATACTGAATTATTATTGAAAAACATCAAAGCTGAAATGTTTGGCGATAATTCCGACATTGAAGACATTCACGAAGATGAAGAGGATGATGAAATCGAATAA